The following proteins are co-located in the Bacillus pumilus genome:
- a CDS encoding YqhV family protein → MKQFLFPGIHPSVAAMAGMRFLSATIELTAAILILITNDIRKAVVINSILAIIGPLIFIITMTIGIYQMAGQLSYAKLVFIFIGVVFILVGIYK, encoded by the coding sequence ATGAAACAATTTCTTTTCCCAGGCATACACCCATCAGTGGCTGCGATGGCAGGCATGAGGTTCTTATCTGCAACTATTGAACTGACGGCCGCCATCCTCATTTTGATCACAAATGATATACGCAAAGCGGTTGTCATCAATAGTATATTGGCGATCATCGGGCCGCTCATTTTTATTATCACGATGACGATTGGAATCTATCAAATGGCAGGGCAGTTATCCTATGCAAAGCTCGTGTTTATTTTCATTGGTGTCGTGTTTATTCTTGTTGGGATCTATAAGTGA